From a single Solanum dulcamara chromosome 4, daSolDulc1.2, whole genome shotgun sequence genomic region:
- the LOC129885948 gene encoding protein NRT1/ PTR FAMILY 4.3, whose amino-acid sequence MEMEAGREDNNINNCDQELINSTTSVDWRGRPSNPIKHGGMKAAAFVLGLQGFEIMGIAAVGNNLITYVINEMHFSLSESANIVTNFIGTIFILSLLGGYLSDSYLASFWTILIFGFIELSGFILLSVQAHLPQLKPPKCNMLTDGDQCVEAKGLKALIFFVALYLVALGSGCVKPNMIAHGADQFNQENPKQSKQLSRYFNAAYFAFSMGELIALTILVYVQTHSGMDVGFGVSAAAMALGLICLVCGTLFYTNKPPQGSIFTPIAQVLVAAFLNRKLVSPSDARMLHRTHPTKAPPNANPIILLHTNRFRFLDKACIKIQGENTTKEISGWRLCTVTQVEQVKILISVLPIFACTIIFNTILAQLQTFSVQQGSTMNTKLTKNFHIPPASLQSIPYIMLIFIVPLYDTFFVPFARKFTGHDSGITPLQRIGVGLFFATFSMVSAALMENKRRISMVDSNETISIFWITPQFLIFGISEMFTAVGLIEFFYKQSSKGSMQSFLTAITYCSYSFGFYLSSLLVSLVNKITSSHHGGGWLSDNNLNKDRLDLFYWLLAILSLLNFLNYLFWAKWYSKNASSSATTNQGFNSKVVGNDGIV is encoded by the exons ATGGAGATGGAGGCAGGCAGAGAAGACAACAATATTAATAATTGTGATCAAGAGCTCATCAATAGTACTACAAGTGTTGATTGGAGAGGAAGACCTTCAAATCCAATCAAACATGGTGGAATGAAAGCTGCTGCCTTTGTTCTTG GTTTGCAAGGATTTGAGATAATGGGAATAGCAGCAGTTGGGAATAACCTTATAACATATGTTATAAATGAGATGCACTTTTCATTGTCAGAATCAGCAAATATTGTGACAAACTTTATTGGCACTATTTTCATCCTTTCATTGCTTGGAGGCTATCTATCCGACTCTTATCTTGCTTCCTTCTGGACCATCCTCATATTTGGCTTTATTGAACTTTCG GGTTTCATATTACTATCAGTACAAGCTCATCTACCACAGCTAAAGCCACCAAAATGCAACATGCTAACAGATGGAGATCAATGTGTAGAGGCAAAAGGCTTGAAAGCCTTGATATTCTTTGTGGCATTGTATTTGGTGGCATTAGGGAGTGGATGTGTGAAGCCAAATATGATAGCCCATGGTGCTGACCAATTTAATCAAGAAAATCCAAAGCAGTCAAAACAACTTTCAAGATATTTCAATGCTGCTTATTTTGCATTTTCAATGGGTGAATTAATTGCACTTACAATACTTGTTTATGTGCAAACACATTCTGGAATGGATGTTGGATTTGGTGTCTCAGCTGCTGCTATGGCTTTGGGATTAATTTGCTTAGTTTGTGGCACTCTTTTTTACACAAATAAACCTCCTCAAGGAAGCATTTTCACTCCCATTGCACag GTATTGGTGGCAGCatttttaaatagaaaacttgTTTCTCCATCAGATGCACGTATGCTTCATAGGACCCACCCCACCAAGGCTCCTCCTAATGCCAATCCCATCATTCTTCTCCACACAAATAGATTCAg gtTCTTGGACAAGGCTTgcataaaaatacaaggagaaaatacCACAAAAGAGATAAGTGGATGGAGACTTTGCACAGTAACACAAGTAGAGCAAGTGAAGATCCTTATTTCAGTCCTTCCCATATTTGCTTGCACTATAATTTTCAATACCATTTTAGCACAGCTTCAAACATTTTCAGTCCAACAAGGAAGTACCATGAACACTAAACTAACTAAAAACTTCCATATCCCTCCAGCTTCCCTTCAATCAATCCCTTACATAATGTTGATCTTCATAGTACCTCTCTATGACACATTCTTTGTCCCATTTGCTAGAAAATTCACCGGTCATGATTCAG GCATCACACCTCTACAACGCATAGGTGTTGGTTTATTCTTTGCGACTTTCTCCATGGTATCAGCAGCCTTAATGGAAAACAAACGTAGAATTTCCATGGTGGATTCGAACGAAACGATATCGATATTTTGGATCACGCCACAATTTTTGATATTTGGAATATCAGAAATGTTCACTGCAGTTGGACTAATTGAGTTCTTCTACAAACAATCCTCAAAAGGGTCAATGCAATCATTTTTAACAGCCATTACATATTGTTCATACTCATTTGGGTTTTACTTAAGCTCACTTCTTGTTTCTTTAGTGAACAAAATCACTTCATCTCATCATGGTGGTGGCTGGCTTAGTGACAACAATCTCAACAAAGACAGGCTTGATCTTTTCTATTGGTTGCTAGCAATTCTGAGTTTACTCAATTTCCTCAATTATCTATTTTGGGCTAAATGGTATTCCAAAAATGCATCTTCATCAGCAACAACAAATCAAGGATTCAATTCCAAAGTTGTTGGAAATGATGGCATAGTTTAA